A region of Haloplanus sp. XH21 DNA encodes the following proteins:
- a CDS encoding metallophosphoesterase family protein: MELAIIGDTHVPSRASGIPDWVRERVEAADHTIHTGDFETPEALRTVRSLADGSLTAVRGNVDPASIDLPAVATVDRGGVTVVVTHGTGDRMGYEDRVASTVRDHAGPDAVGVAGHTHDPRDTVHDGVRLLNPGSATGASPATQTTMLTATVDDGDLDVALHRD; this comes from the coding sequence ATGGAGTTGGCGATCATCGGCGACACGCACGTCCCGTCCCGAGCGAGCGGCATCCCGGACTGGGTTCGCGAGCGCGTCGAGGCCGCGGATCACACCATCCACACCGGCGATTTCGAGACGCCCGAGGCGCTCCGGACGGTCCGGTCGCTCGCCGACGGGTCGCTCACCGCGGTGCGGGGCAACGTCGACCCTGCCAGCATCGACCTGCCGGCGGTCGCCACCGTCGACCGCGGCGGCGTCACCGTCGTCGTCACCCACGGAACGGGCGACCGGATGGGGTACGAGGACCGCGTCGCGTCGACGGTGCGGGACCACGCCGGTCCCGACGCCGTCGGCGTCGCCGGCCACACGCACGACCCGAGGGACACGGTCCACGACGGCGTGCGCCTCCTGAATCCGGGGTCGGCGACCGGGGCGTCGCCGGCGACGCAGACGACGATGCTCACGGCAACCGTCGACGATGGCGACCTGGATGTGGCCCTGCATCGCGACTGA